A section of the Entelurus aequoreus isolate RoL-2023_Sb linkage group LG21, RoL_Eaeq_v1.1, whole genome shotgun sequence genome encodes:
- the LOC133638475 gene encoding phosphoglycerate mutase 2, producing MAAVHRLVIVRHGESSWNQENRFCGWFDADLSEKGMEEAKRGAQAIKDAGMKFDICYTSVLKRAIKTLWTIMEGTDQMWLPVIRTWRLNERHYGGLTGLNKAETAAKHGEEQVKIWRRSFDIPPPSMDKDHHYHSIISESRRYKNLKAGELPTCESLKDTIARALPFWNDVIAPEIKAGKNVIIAAHGNSLRGIVKHLEGMSDAAIMELNLPTGIPIVYELDANLKPVKPMSFLGDEETVKKAMEAVAAQGKVKK from the exons ATGGCCGCTGTTCATCGTCTGGTTATTGTTCGCCATGGGGAGAGCTCCTGGAACCAGGAGAACCGCTTTTGCGGCTGGTTTGACGCAGACCTCAGTGAGAAGGGTATGGAGGAGGCAAAGCGGGGAGCTCAGGCCATCAAGGACGCTGGCATGAAGTTTGACATCTGCTACACCTCCGTGCTTAAACGTGCCATCAAGACCTTGTGGACCATCATGGAAGGTACGGACCAGATGTGGCTGCCCGTAATCCGTACTTGGCGCCTCAATGAGCGTCACTACGGGGGCCTCACCGGTCTCAACAAGGCTGAGACAGCCGCCAAGCACGGTGAGGAGCAGGTGAAGATCTGGCGTCGCTCCTTCGACATCCCACCACCATCCATGGACAAGGACCACCATTATCACTCCATCATCAGTGAG TCCAGACGCTACAAGAACCTGAAGGCTGGTGAGCTGCCTACATGCGAATCCCTGAAGGACACCATTGCTCGCGCCCTGCCTTTCTGGAACGACGTCATCGCTCCTGAAATCAAAGCTGGAAAGAACGTTATTATTGCAGCCCACGGCAACAGTCTCCGCGGTATCGTCAAACACTTAGAAG GCATGTCTGATGCTGCCATCATGGAGCTAAACCTGCCCACTGGAATCCCCATTGTGTACGAGCTGGACGCCAACCTGAAGCCTGTGAAGCCAATGTCCTTCCTGGGTGATGAGGAGACCGTGAAGAAGGCCATGGAGGCCGTGGCTGCCCAGGGCAAAGTGAAGAAGTAA